The Marinilongibacter aquaticus genome has a window encoding:
- a CDS encoding THUMP domain-containing class I SAM-dependent RNA methyltransferase, which yields MEKYQMTAKTFSGLEDELANELFDLGAKHVEKAKRAVYFVGDDALMMRANLCLRTATHILVPIAEFSAENEDELYEAIFDFPWPDVFGLQHTFSIQATVGGGVFRHSKYAALKAKDAIADKFRAELGQRPNVDTQDADYQLNLHIHKTACTLSLNASGQSLDRRGYRLKSNEAPLNEILAAGILLKSKWRGETDFYDPMTGSGTFGIEAALLAANQAPNLQRRFAFQHWADFKSNTFYSIKDELKAEIKAPKIRIYSHDLEKRNTNIVYENAERAQVLDYLDIAQADFFQSKRQGESGLLCLNPPYGERLGIKDVNTFYKRIGDQMKNEYKNCQAWLIGSDVKAVKSIGLKPDFRMQVFNGGLECLLQQYSLY from the coding sequence AACACGTAGAAAAAGCGAAACGAGCCGTTTATTTTGTCGGCGACGATGCCTTGATGATGCGGGCCAACCTCTGCCTCAGAACGGCCACACACATTTTGGTGCCCATTGCCGAATTTTCGGCCGAAAATGAAGACGAACTCTACGAAGCCATTTTCGATTTTCCCTGGCCCGATGTTTTCGGACTTCAGCACACCTTTTCCATACAAGCCACAGTGGGTGGTGGAGTCTTCCGTCATTCAAAATATGCCGCTTTAAAAGCCAAAGATGCCATAGCCGACAAATTCAGGGCGGAATTGGGTCAAAGGCCAAATGTAGACACACAAGACGCCGATTATCAATTGAACCTGCATATTCACAAAACAGCCTGCACCTTATCGCTAAATGCTTCGGGGCAAAGCCTCGATCGCCGCGGTTATCGTTTGAAATCCAATGAAGCCCCTTTGAATGAAATTTTGGCTGCAGGTATTTTGCTGAAATCCAAATGGCGAGGTGAAACCGATTTTTACGATCCCATGACGGGTTCGGGCACTTTTGGCATCGAAGCCGCTCTACTTGCCGCAAACCAAGCCCCAAATCTACAAAGGCGTTTTGCCTTCCAGCATTGGGCCGATTTCAAATCCAATACATTTTATTCCATCAAAGACGAGTTAAAGGCCGAAATCAAAGCACCCAAAATCAGGATTTACTCGCACGATCTCGAAAAAAGGAATACCAATATTGTGTACGAAAATGCAGAAAGGGCCCAAGTTTTAGACTATTTGGACATTGCTCAAGCCGATTTCTTTCAATCGAAAAGGCAGGGAGAAAGTGGTCTACTTTGCTTAAATCCACCGTATGGTGAGCGTTTGGGCATAAAAGATGTAAACACTTTTTACAAACGCATCGGCGATCAAATGAAAAACGAGTATAAAAATTGCCAAGCTTGGCTGATCGGCTCAGATGTAAAAGCTGTAAAAAGCATCGGCCTCAAACCCGATTTTCGAATGCAAGTATTCAACGGGGGGCTCGAATGCCTTTTACAGCAATATTCCCTTTATTAA